A genomic window from Sparus aurata chromosome 4, fSpaAur1.1, whole genome shotgun sequence includes:
- the nsun3 gene encoding tRNA (cytosine(34)-C(5))-methyltransferase, mitochondrial: MFVHQCLSLTRGKKYFKTKKLTPTPLWRLWSCNCLTGPEDVLHLSEQNESSNKQVTKRHAKRRSSCQPVLDRFDQQYSQELGDLWPSARAVLLDPHSWQHGVMLNRFSAVTEITQTLQSQGFSTLLPRLDVSTLPCSGRSPVSNSKQQEGKDSLSECPPNDSNLQPDTTSHALCQALESEPSLSLPHPSLQCYIHPHPLRFPSQAHRPGQLKQYYLLNAASLLPVLALQVRDGEKVLDLCSAPGGKALAIMQAANPALLCCNEPDPHRRDWLAKTLESFLPHSLNSRVIVSPQDGRSFGQSEAGTYDKVLVDAPCSNDRSWLYSCSSQQGEQRLQERSRLPALQAQLLRSALSAVRPGGVVVYSTCTLSSSENYTVVEMVLNDCPEAEPEDLWEEIAVPLSKYFAFGPAHPGHRGQTLHKPRNGNVSSYRHALGILVVPQAGRTWGPMFLSRIRRRK, translated from the exons ATGTTTGTACATCAGTGCCTCAGTCTaacgaggggaaaaaaatattttaaaactaaaaagcTGACGCCGACTCCTCTGTGGAGGCTGTGGTCGTGTAACTGTCTCACAGGACCCGAAGATGTTTTACACCTCAGCGAGCAAAATGAATCCTCAAATAAGCAG GTGACCAAAAGGCATGCAAAGAGAAGATCGTCATGTCAACCAGTACTGGATCGATTCGACCAGCAGTACAGTCAGGAACTTGGAGACTTGTGGCCATCTGCAAG AGCTGTGCTCCTGGACCCCCATTCTTGGCAGCATGGGGTCATGCTCAACCGCTTCAGCGCTGTGACAGAAATCACCCAGACTCTTCAGTCACAGGGCTTTTCAACATTGCTGCCACGATTAGATGTGTCCACGTTGCCCTGCAGTGGCCGCTCACCAGTCTCAAATTCAAAACAGCAAGAAGGAAAAGACTCTTTGTCCGAGTGCCCCCCTAATGACTCCAATCTCCAACCTGACACCACCTCTCATGCGCTGTGTCAGGCTCTTGAATCAGAGCCTTCACTCAGTTTACCCCATCCGTCATTACAATGCTACATCCACCCACATCCTCTGCGGTTTCCCTCTCAGGCCCACAGGCCTGGCCAGCTGAAGCAGTACTACCTCCTGAACGCAGCCTCCCTGCTTCCAGTGCTGGCTCTGCAAGtcagagacggagagaaggtTTTGGATCTTTGCTCTGCTCCGGGGGGCAAAGCCTTAGCCATAATGCAGGCTGCCAACCCAG CGCTTCTCTGCTGTAATGAACCAGACCCTCACAGACGGGACTGGCTAGCCAAAACGCTGGAGTCTTTTCTGCCTCACTCACTAAACAGCAGGGTGATTGTGTCTCCGCAGGACGGACGGTCTTTTGGGCAAAGTGAAGCAGGGACGTATGACAAG GTTTTAGTCGATGCTCCATGTTCTAATGACAGGAGCTGGTTGTATTCTTGCAGCAGCCAGCAGGGGGAACAGAGACTACAGGAAAGGTCCAGGCTGCCTGCGCTCCAGGCTCAGCTGCTAAG GTCTGCACTGTCAGCGGTCCGTCCGGGGGGCGTCGTGGTCTATTCCACTTGCACGCTGTCCAGCTCTGAGAACTACACTGTGGTTGAGATGGTGCTGAATGACTGTCCTGAGGCTGAACCTGAAGACCTGTGGGAAGAGATTGCTGTTCCTTTATCAAAATACTTTGCATTTGGTCCTGCTCACCCTGGTCATAGAGGACAGACACTTCACAAGCCACGGAACGGCAACGTGTCCTCTTACCGGCACGCACTTGGCATTTTAGTGGTTCCTCAAGCAGGCAGGACCTGGGGACCCATGTTTTTGTCCCGGATTAGAAGGAGGAAATAG
- the LOC115580861 gene encoding ATP synthase F(0) complex subunit C3, mitochondrial-like, with product MYACAKFVSTPSLVRAGSRALYRPLSAAVVSDARKTDTASLLAPQSITASQQQVALRAFQTSAVSRDIDTAAKFIGAGAATVGVAGSGAGIGTVFGSLIIGYARNPSLKQQLFSYAILGFALSEAMGLFCLMVAFLILFAM from the exons ATGTATGCCTGTGCTAAGTTCGTCTCCACGCCCTCTCTG GTCCGTGCTGGATCTCGGGCTCTCTACAGACCACTCTCTGCAGCAGTAGTCTCAGATGCCAGGAAAACAGAT acTGCTTCCCTCCTGGCACCACAGAGTATCACAGCCTCCCAGCAGCAGGTGGCACTGCGGGCGTTCCAGACCAGCGCTGTAAGCCGTGACATCGACACCGCTGCTAAGTTTATCGGAGCTGGAGCTGCCACTGTGGGAGTGGCTGGATCTGGGGCTGGAATTGGAACAGTGTTCGGTAGCCTCATTATCGGATATGCCAG GAACCCCTCTCTGAAGCAGCAGCTGTTCTCTTACGCCATCCTGGGCTTCGCTCTGTCTGAAGCTATGGGTCTCTTCTGTTTGATGGTTGCATTCCTTATTCTGTTTGCCATGTAA
- the rrad gene encoding GTP-binding protein RAD, with product MTLNKGDKLRNMDKRRGSMPFPMNLPNLHRRSMPVDDRDLRATMPQTGQTDELSNLLRCTSYSPSEQHRGSCASDSSDSVISTGSEAESQVYKVVLLGEHGVGKSSLARVFGGVEDAGHDCDEAGNTYDRSIVVDEEEASILLYDIWEQDNSQWLKEQCMRMGDAYIIVYSVTDKSSFEKASELRIQLRRARQSENIPIILVGNKSDLVRSREVSVDEGSACAVVFDCKFIETSASLHHNVQDLFEGIVRQIRLRKDSKEENARRMANCRRRESIGKKAKRFLGRMVARKNKKMAFRQKSKSCHDLTVL from the exons ATGACTCTGAACAAGGGTGACAAATTGCGGAACATggacaagaggagagggagCATGCCTTTCCCCATGAATCTACCCAACCTACACCGGAGGAGCATGCCCGTGGACGACCGGGACCTGCGCGCCACGATGCCCCAGACGGGACAGACAGACGAGCTCTCCAACCTCCTGCGTTGCACGTCCTACTCCCCGAGCGAGCAGCACCGAGGCAGCTGCGCGTCCGACTCCTCCGACTCCGTCATCTCCACGGGCAGCGAGGCCGAGTCCCAGGTGTACAAGGTGGTTCTCCTCGGGGAGCACGGAGTCGGCAAGTCCAGCCTGGCGCGCGTCTTCGGGGGAGTTGAGGATGCTGGTCACGACTGCGATGAAGCAG GAAACACTTATGACAGATCTATCGTTGTGGACGAAGAAGAGGCATCCATCTTGCTGTATGACATCTGGGAACAG GATAACAGCCAGTGGCTAAAGGAGCAGTGCATGAGGATGGGAGACGCTTACATCATCGTGTACTCAGTGACAGACAAATCGAGCTTCGAGAAGGCGTCAGAGCTGCGGATTCAGCTGCGCCGGGCCAGACAGTCAGAGAATATTCCCATAATCCTTGTGGGCAACAAGAGCGACCTGGTGCGGTCCAGAGAGGTGTCTGTAGATG AGGGAAGTGCCTGCGCAGTGGTCTTCGACTGCAAGTTCATCGAGACATCCGCCTCCCTTCATCACAACGTGCAGGACCTCTTCGAAGGCATCGTCAGACAGATCCGCCTGAGGAAAGACAGCAAGGAGGAGAACGCACGGCGCATGGCCAACTGCAGGCGCAGGGAGAGCATCGGCAAGAAGGCCAAGCGGTTCCTGGGCCGCATGGTCGCACGCAAGAACAAGAAGATGGCTTTCAGGCAGAAGTCAAAGTCCTGCCACGACCTCACTGTTCTCTGA